cctatgTTGTTTAGATCATTCCCTTGCtgtttagtttttgtttgctaatagtaaagcatgagcaattatccattgctaataattaagcaagatcaaattagttttctgttgttccattttatagcatgtttagaaagtttaaagtagcattctgttgcctattttacagcatgtttagaaggctcAAAGttgtttcttttgccctattctatagcatgattagtaaggttagattagctttcttttgcttttatcacagcatgtttaggaaatctaaataagctctcttttgtcctattttacagcatgtttagtaagtccgagTTAGCTATCTttttgcctattttatagcacgttaaagaagcctgaagttgtattcttttgctttacttatagcatgtttagaaagtttaaagtagcattctgttgcctattttacagcatgtttagaaggctcAAAGttgtttcttttgccctattctatagcatgattagtaaggttagattagctttcttttgcttttatcacagcatgtttaggaaatctaaataagctctcttttggtttattttacagcatgtttagaaagtccaagttagctttcttttgctctattttatagcatgtttaggaaatccaaattagctttcttttgctttattttataacatgcttagagagttcagatctgcttcccttgtgttatttttatatagcatgcttggttagttgtaatcctatacttgttagaaatatctacaggattctaataaactctaacaaaggattataagaagcatgagtaaagaaaaagactaaagtctagttaaaaagagataacatgtaaattaaagtaagaggctagtacccgacttccgaggttgtcgttaaacaaatccaggtgaccaattccgaggtcttggccctggtaagaccgaggtctttatcctcatagggctggaggctcgctaccccagtcactattagagagcgcgcaaaacaacgatggtactaagcctgggcccaaagaagaaaagaaaagttaagtaaaagaaagaaagaagaagaaagtaaaagatagaaatttaaagattaatttctattacaaggatataagaaaatataataagttttatgtttagaataaataaaaagttagtttctttaattctaagcttacagtgttcatttcttattatcctattagatagtgagcatgtttagtattcagtttcattttctgtataccatgagcacatgcagatttgctttagcatttcagtttcagtattattgcatttcttttatgcgcttcgagtttttgtgagatagattagtatttactaagcgttttcgcttatagatcttttttttctttcctcctactgcagataaaggaaaagctaagatatgaagggaggcgacagggtggtggtgatgatgaatgtgtgtggtgattggactatggagagatccagagggtGCTAGCAAGCTTGTaggacctaatgattagagtttatgctttagttcttttctttaaatactgttatgaagtttatgtgattgtgattgagtttgattcgtattgtagcttatttatgtcctattctgggagttgtgtttagttcttgttgctagtctagtcttttggttatagtatgaatttattactgcgtggttgtgaataaaatgtgttccagccgcatgtggctgcgtatatatcttgtgtattatagatttggtcaccggtacaggggagactctgccgaaatttttcggtaggaattcctctgaactgtgataaatctaagtattgctaataatagcgtcagtgacactagatagagagttgtagttaggtaacattcgcccttagagagtagaagtaagaagggtgggttgttatagttggtatcagagcagtgttccattctccaacatcacacacatcagcatcatcctcgccgtctccaagtaagaaagtatttaaatcctttctttattctgctttccttattattaactgcagtatagagtacttgttttttttttagtactaaagtaagatagaagatttagtctcccttttctttattcatatttatgtatgattagaagggttaaagtaagatatcaagcctttaccttgcataattagatgttaagaaaaaagatgtccccgtaccgttcgtatgaaccaagatcaggagaacgaagagcttagatcaactgagcccaatctctctgaagttgtctAACCAGACAAGTGCAGCAAGTGATTGCAAGTGATGGCAAACCGGCAAACCTGAGTTcctccccaaccattaatgtggagacccccgGTGGTGGAGTCCTATTTGCCCTGAAgttgccacaacacctagaagacaagaagcatacctcatccggTGGTTGAAACCAGAGCTTCTCGGCACGACCGACCCAGGATGCCCAtctggtttaaaacactagagagcactatggagcttcttgactggccagaaggtCAGCCTCTTTCCCGCacgtctggagatgctcgtatgtagtgggagaggataaagaccaagagagtagtcgatcagatgagctgggcagattttcagttagagttctatgaagagttctttcaccaacaagcactatgaggagtttatagagttcaagccagctaagatagaagacaagacagtagggagcccggagcTCCAGTCAAGaaagtgcagaagaacagaaagaaggtaagaaagaggaggtttgggtggtctgtgaatatcccgaggtattcccagcagatctacctggactacctcccaataaatgagtggatttgagattgaattggttcctagaaccggtccaatttcaaaagctccgtatcgcatgtctccagcagagctgaaggagttacaagaacaactacaggagttagtgacaaaggcttcattcgccccagtcactcaccttggggagctcctgtgttgtttgtcaagaagaaagatggatcaatgcggatgtgcatagactacagagctttgaatcaagtgacaatcaagaacaagtacccccttcccaggatcgatgatttatttgatcagttaagaggagcaacagtgttctcaaagatagacctgcgctctgggtaccatcagctgacggtgaaagaaagagatatacccagaacgacgttcaggaccagatatggacattacgagtttgtagttatgccttttggagtgaccaatgcacctgcggtcttcatggacttaatgaacagagtgttcagagaatatcttgacaaatttgtcattgtattcatcgatgacattctggtctattcaaggaccccagaggagcatgacacacacttgaggatagtactgcagactcttcaacagaagcaactttatgctaaattctctaagtgcgagttctggttaaatcaggtggcattttttgggtcacataatttctaaagaaggcattcaagttggatccagccaaagtggaagcggtcaacaattggagtagacccaagaacgtcagagagatcagaagcttccttggtttagttaTACTGAAGTTCgaggaggacttttccaggatagcctctccaccctcaagaaagaacaagagattcgaatgggaTAGATGTGCAAGAGAGCTAAGAGAGATTGAGATTGACTCGATCAGTCCATTTGGGCGACAAGAGTttaacatctatagtgatgctccaagatgggcttaggagcgtactcatgcaagaaggaaaagtcatagcttatgcttccagacaactcaaagattatgagaagaagaaCTACCTACTCATGATCTTGGTGAGTACATGTgggttttgcacttaaactctggcgacatttgtatggagttcaatctctgaaatcttCACCGAAGGTACTTAAACTTCACCgtaaggacttaaacatgagtgGGAGAGTTCGCAGTCTGAAACCTCTACCACGAGTAAAGCTAACAAGGTAAAGCACAGTGTGGCGCGTATAGAAGTCCAGTCGAAGATCCGagtgtctttgtcatcattagcgaCCTGGAAGGAGTTgtcaaattttggacttgaaattatttacggacagctctccattgaccttagagtccacattgctgaggagatacagagaaagcaaagtgaagatctagACATCCGTAAGATCAAGGGGGATAGCAGAAGAAGACAAAGAGTTTCGAGTAATGATGACGTATCGGTTTATCGTGAGTCGCATTTGTGCGCGATGATGAATGcagaagaagatcttagaggaagctcacacaccatactccatgcatccggGTTCTTCCAAGAGGTACCAAGATGTGAAAAGTGGTTCTAGTGGTCGGGACTCAAAGAGACGCTGTTGCTAAATATGTGTCAGTGCACCTTGACATGCCGGCGAAGTCAGCATACAGACCGAGGAGTTCTTGACCTCTCAatccggaatggaaatgggaagacatatccatgaactttacaggtcttccaagaaccaccaatggatatgatgcgatatgggtaatagtagatcgaTTGACTGATTGACCAAGTCCATCAATGATCCACTGCATGGCAGACTATATGTTAAAGTGGTagcgacttcatggagttcctaaatctatcgctTCGATGGAGATGGGGCTTCACCACTTTTTGGGAGTGCGTGAATGAATGCaccaccaaactcaagttcaaggcATCTTCCATCCACGGTCAATGGAGACGATGTGCGAGTGAATCAAATTTTAGAGAAGTGTGTACTGTTTCAAGGTTTGAAGTCTGAAGTTGTTTAAGTAAGATTGTGGTAGCAGATTTTGATGAATAGCAGCTCGTACCattaagatgacaccttatgaggtactatatggcaggaaatgcatgGCAAGAAgcggagagagaaaagaaatggaagtagagtggGTAGAGGTGatagactactcaagcaatccgaAAATCAGAACACAAGAGTTTGACAGCGCCGACACGCCGAGGCCATGGAATTCAAGTAGGAGATTCCTtaaagtcgctcctatgaagggagtgatgagatttggcaagaagggcaaattaagtcctcgctatgtaggaccttacccgatcatagagaggattgggaaagtagcttacaagttggacttaccacaagacatgtcagcaatacataatgtatttcatgtcttcaTCATGCTAAGGAAGTGTCTTCGCGACAAGCAAGTGGTTCGAACCTCGGTCgcggatccaagaggatcttagttataagaagtGACATGTAGGCAAGGAAgccaagagattgagaaacaaagaagtaccactagtgaaggtcatgaCACCCGAACGACACGAGGAAATCACTTAGGAGGCCGGGAGAGAGATGAGACAAAAGTATCcagactattctaagttcgaggaggAACTTTTATAAGGTAGGTAAGATTGTgaccaattttccctattctgagtttcaaatgtctataaagatatttgaaaatacttttaaaatattcttgagatttttagaaatttttaaagtatttttgcgtaatttttggaggtcgtttagtatttttacaaaaccaaagaagtttaggcaaaaagcgttggaatcgaggtttgaacccgggacctcgggtcagactgacccaaaccaaaaccggcctgaccaactaagcTAGGAGATTTCTGTTAACCGAATATGAGAAGAAAtagatttaaggtatagtataatGGAAACCCCTAGATATAAGAAAAGGCTTAAGTTTCTCCCGAACCGAAATCCCGAAACCTAATTTCGCTTCCTCCCTCACGCGTGCGATCCTTCTCCTCTCGCGGCGGAAACAAAGAAGCGGGCTTAGggctcttcctccggcggccggccaaagctttccgaggggttttcttcacctccttaCGGTCGTAttgtcgaggggagcacgcgggcACAGAAGGATCACCGAGATCTCAAGCTTTTCCCGAAACCCTAGCAATCTttcctctcggttgtaagtccaagcaaacaagtgtaagtactactcacctgtggtaggagttgctccgagtttcgattttcttccttgcttccggatttcacagtgccgagtagaaatacatgttagggctttcttccttgcttccggatttggTTGTGCCGAATTTCTTGTGTTAGGGATATGGTTCCTCTTGTTTAGGATCATGTTGTGCGGAATTTTCTTTACCAAGGTTGTTTCGGGTCTACTGTACAATTGGGATCAGAAGCTGTGGGTAACAGCTTTCTATAGTTTTTCCTTGCTTTGTACAGAATTTTGGAACCTGGCATAGTAGATTTACTTCTTGTACATGATTAGCTTGGAATTGATAAGCCGTGTAGCGCTAAAATGTGTGCTCGGTTTGTATTTGGCTCTTTGCTGTGGATTGAACAGTATCAACCCTTCAAATTCCCTTTTTGCTGCCGTGAGTCCTTATAGGAAGTTGAGAAGAAGCTTTAAGTAATTTGAGTAGTTTCCATTAGCaattagttgagcatgtgtaatttccCTTGCTGCTATGATACTCAaattaaattgtttagttttCCTTGCCAATTAATGAGCATGAACAGATTCGAATCtgggttatcaatgataattttcttttgttggttaatttcctttttgctgccctagctatgttaatctacctttgctgccatgggtttgttaaagaagaggagaaggaaatttgaatgggtttagcatgttgtttagatttttcctatgTTGTTTAGATCATTCCCTTGCtgtttagtttttgtttgctaatagtaaagcatgagcaattatccattgctaataattaagcaagatcaaattagttttctgttgttccattttatagcatgtttagaaagtttaaagtagcattcttttgccctattctatagcatgattagtaaggttagattagctttcttttgcttttatcacagcatgtttaggaaatctaaataagctctcttttgccctattttacagcatgtttagtaagtccgagTTAGCTATCTttttgcctattttatagcacgttaaagaagcctgaagttgtattcttttgctttacttatagcatgtttagaaagtttaaagtagcattatgttgcctattttacagcatgtttagaaggctcAAAGttgtttcttttgccctattctatagcatgattagtaaggttagattagctttcttttgcttttatcacagcatgtttaggaaatctaaataagctctcttttggtttattttacagcatatttagaaagtccaagttagctttcttttgctctattttatagcatgtttaggaaatccaaattagctttcttttgctttattttataacatgcttagagagttcagatctgcttcccttgtgttatttttatatagcatgtttggttagttgtaatcctatacttgttagaaatatctacagaattctaataaactctaacaaaGGATTATAAGATTCTAAATCACTACTCGATGTTTCAAAAGATTAATAAACTCGACTATCAATTGAATTAACCGACTTTGATTTGTTCAATTTTATGATAAAGTGCATTCCCTTTATCTAAAACAATTAGatgagttttatttttatttgatcgATTTGATTTAACTTACGTGTGACGAGTATATGCGTTCTCAGCATCACATTAGAATTCTTCTTTCTAAACCTTATCCCTGTACGCTGTCCCCGAGGATAACCTTATCCATCTCTCCTGCAATCGCAACATTCCACATCGGATCCGCGCGCTGGCCTAGCACACGCAGCTAATCCAAACAAATTACTAGTATCCATATATCTATCATCTTTCTCCTCTCCGTTGTTGGATTAAGCTGAAGCAAGTCGCAACCAATCAAGACTCCAACCTTTGAGTTTGCTCCATGGCATTAGCTTCTTCGATCACCATGTGGAAGCCCGCGGTCGGCTTCCTCCGGCCTTTGGCAGGCTCAGAAACATTCTTTCAGCCACTCAGGTTGCCTGCTACCACGGCGGCGGGGCGGCGGCGGGGCGCAGAGCTCAAGGTCCGGGCCTCGTCGTTGTCAGAGAAGGAAAAAGTGCTAAGCAGACTGACGGCGGCAGCTATGGTGGCAGCGCTAGTGATACCGGAAGTGGCGGAGGCAGCGCAGCCAGGCATCTCGCCGTCGTTGAAGAACTTCCTCCTGAGCATCGTGTCCGGCGGGGTCGTGGTCGGCGTGATCGTAGGGGCTGTCATCGCCGTCTCCAACTTCGACCCTGTGAAGCGGAGCTGAGTAGTGGACTGTGCATCGTGGTGTTCAACCAATCATGTGTAACTGCTACCTTAATTTTTAATGTATTCTCTCATAAATCTGGTATATACGATGGAGAGCTTTAATTTTGtcagaaaattaattttaataatcaaTAAATTAAATAAGAATAAGTATAAATCATAGTAAATCAATTTGAATAGATTATCATAAATTAATTTATCGAATGGAAAAAAATTAATGACAAAAGAACATTGGTCCGATATAATCGGACAAAACTTTTAGCTCGCACATAAATTGGGTTCATATATAGATGGGATTATATAAATGCTACAAGgatgagaaattgaaattaattttattaattaattaattaaacaattaattagtgaatgaatattaattaattaatatttacaatttaatattaatttagttaattaatattattgattaatcaaattaattaatgataattgataatatttaaataaaaaaatatgtccTGTGTTTTTTCACCTCTTAgaagtgttgatacagtctgacctggctgttgttttgatgttgacactgatttaattttgtatcagatattaattaaactcagattgattactgatcaaggtagATCGAGGATCAGGGAAAACACAGTATGGAAAAGCACGCGAGTCGTCAAGAGAGAGTCGTAGTGGTCCTTCAGATCCTGACAGAGCGGAGGGCTCGGGCCTCAGCTGAGGGACGTGAAGCCTGCGGCTCTGCTCGGTCGCAGTCGGTAGGCTAGTGAGAGTCTTGTAGCACATTCTGACTAGGTCGAGACCACCTCTGTCGCCTCGGATGACCTAGCCGGTGGACTGCCTCCTCCAGACGAGGGCAGCTGGTTCCTGAGTCACTGTCGTTCCCCGGAAAGAGGGAGAGAGCTTGAGCACCTGCTGCCGCCAGGCCGGCCAGAGAGGCCTTAGCTTATTCTCCGGACTGAGGGCTTAGCCGTGACGCGGGCTGTGGCCCGTAGACTTCGCCCACTCACGAGACTCGCAGTTCTCTGCGCCCGGCGAGTCAGAGGGCCCCAGTACGTGCTGGCCTCGACCAGAGGACTGGAAGCGGGCTAGCCTCGTAGGTCGATGAGGACTCCTCTGAGACTCAGTACTCTGGGCTCATAGGCTTTAGGGTTTGGGAAGCTCTAAATGGATCGCAttggaccgatccggtgatctatATGGTtatcggatcggtcaccagagatcgatcaggaggcaacggagttcgggagaaaggataggggatcgctcgtggaccgatccacctatagccttagctctctggaccgatctaTATGGTCGGTCGCCGATCCACAATAAtatttctctgcaacttctgactcgtctgatttaaccatctccTGTGAGCTTTTTAATTTGCAGGTTGCAGCTATCAtgtcaatgcttaaattcaaattaaactccatcaggagaataagacaaagtgttctttctactatgtttcgctgcaaatggtgcaattggagcatcaacgtttactGGCTGCGATCTGGATGCGATCAGTTGGCAGTCAGCTTGACTACTGCTtgttggttcgagctcagagacacctgcgaagaacatgggttctattggtgtgagttcagagaaccagatgagaaggaagagtgattggcgacgccttagcttgcagcagcaattcggtgcaggttgacagcgatTCGGTACAGGCTGAACACAGTGGAAAAGCAAAggtttttgagctcttggctgagaagttgttttccttcttgcgctctgctGTCGTCTTTGTGTGGCTGTGAGTGTATTCTTCATTCTTTCTAGCCACCgattgtaagtcttgtgcttcatttacatatctccggagactttgtggagaggttactccaccagAAGAGAAAAAATCTAGTGATCTATCCGGTGTGAtacgaaagatcaaggagtcgccACCGGACGTGGAGAGGGAGCAAGTTATCCCCAGACCTCGTACATACCGGTGTTAGTGGTGCTTTGTCTTTCTTCTTGTTTTATGCTTTTCTTTGTATATTTCGCTGCAGCTtaacgatttgtaggaagaaattccttaagcttttagaggaggctattcacacccccctctctagccatccgaagatcctaacaagtggtatcagagcgaggttctcttcatccggattaacaccctaaagagcaagaagatggctatgaaggaagggtttagcaccaatcgtccaccctacttcgacggagtggactttcaatattggaaaagccgcatggaatattatctcaagaccgacatctcaatgtggttatccgtcaaggaagggtttacacctccgaaggacgaagaaggtaaggaactagactcattaagatggtccgccgagcaaactcgcaaaggacaagccgatgccaaggcagtggtcactctacaatgtgggatagccaaggaccaactcgtcaaggtaggtccattcatgagtgcaaaagacttgtggaacaagctcatcgagctccaagaaggaactcgagactctcggatcgccaagagagatttattcttaaatcaattacaaaacctcaccatgaaggagaacgagatggtaagtgaactacacggaaggttcaaagaaattatcaatg
The genomic region above belongs to Zingiber officinale cultivar Zhangliang chromosome 11A, Zo_v1.1, whole genome shotgun sequence and contains:
- the LOC122032299 gene encoding uncharacterized protein LOC122032299, whose product is MALASSITMWKPAVGFLRPLAGSETFFQPLRLPATTAAGRRRGAELKVRASSLSEKEKVLSRLTAAAMVAALVIPEVAEAAQPGISPSLKNFLLSIVSGGVVVGVIVGAVIAVSNFDPVKRS